In one window of Gopherus evgoodei ecotype Sinaloan lineage chromosome 9, rGopEvg1_v1.p, whole genome shotgun sequence DNA:
- the GLOD5 gene encoding glyoxalase domain-containing protein 5 isoform X1, whose amino-acid sequence MMSWQEKHEGPHPCLIRQLDHLVLTVKSIEDTIGFYSKVLGMEVVTFKGNRKALRFGNQKFNLHEAGKEFEPKARRPVPGSTDVCLITDTSLDQLVGHLKACGVTIEEGPVPRTGAIGPITSIYFRDPDENLIEVSTYSTDLAIDGVKH is encoded by the exons ATGATGTCCTGGCAAGAGAAGCATGAGGGCCCCCATCCATGTCTTATCCGTCAACTGGATCACCTGGTGCTGACTGTGAAGAGCATTGAGGACACCATAGGCTTTTATTCCAAAGTCCTGGGTATGGAAGTGGTCACTTTCAAG GGCAACCGGAAAGCGCTACGTTTCGGGAACCAAAAGTTTAACCTCcatgaggctgggaaggagtttgAACCCAAGGCTCGCAGACCAGTTCCTGGTTCCACAGACGTCTGCCTGATCACAGACACCTCGCTAGACCAGCTAGTGGGACACCTGAAG GCCTGTGGTGTGACTATTGAAGAAGGcccagtgcccagaactggtgcCATTGGTCCAATCACATCCATCTACTTCCGAGACCCAGATGAAAACCTGATTGAGGTTTCCACCTACAGTACTGATTTGGCTATTGACGGAGTGAAGCATTAG
- the GLOD5 gene encoding glyoxalase domain-containing protein 5 isoform X2 yields MMSWQEKHEGPHPCLIRQLDHLVLTVKSIEDTIGFYSKVLGMEVVTFKGNRKALRFGNQKFNLHEAGKEFEPKARRPVPGSTDVCLITDTSLDQLVGHLKTAQGTYKEQGAAPAVLCCMDHCQGQLTA; encoded by the exons ATGATGTCCTGGCAAGAGAAGCATGAGGGCCCCCATCCATGTCTTATCCGTCAACTGGATCACCTGGTGCTGACTGTGAAGAGCATTGAGGACACCATAGGCTTTTATTCCAAAGTCCTGGGTATGGAAGTGGTCACTTTCAAG GGCAACCGGAAAGCGCTACGTTTCGGGAACCAAAAGTTTAACCTCcatgaggctgggaaggagtttgAACCCAAGGCTCGCAGACCAGTTCCTGGTTCCACAGACGTCTGCCTGATCACAGACACCTCGCTAGACCAGCTAGTGGGACACCTGAAG ACAGCACAAGGAACTTATAAGGAACAAGGAGCCGCACCAGCTGTTCTGTGCTGTATGGATCACTGTCAGGGACAATTGACGGCCTAG